A single genomic interval of Lathyrus oleraceus cultivar Zhongwan6 chromosome 7, CAAS_Psat_ZW6_1.0, whole genome shotgun sequence harbors:
- the LOC127100830 gene encoding uncharacterized protein LOC127100830 isoform X2 translates to MPHCITELLIWVSQGLHKLVHVSVLLRSQLVRWCVHGIAVLVAALFTVLELGESCCTWCVHGIAVLVAALFTVLELGESCCTWLQFGIAVMSLFSSSLVLQPCLQLGLLPLATLVHFTIMLLFGCSFEVWHG, encoded by the exons ATGCCTCATTGCATTACAGAGCTTTTGATTTGGGTCTCCCAAGGACTGCATAAGTTAG TGCATGTTTCTGTGTTGCTTCGGTCACAGTTGGTGCGTTGGTGTGTACACGGCATTGCAGTTTTGGTTGCAGCTTTGTTCACGGTGTTGGAGCTTGGGGAATCAT GTTGCACTTGGTGTGTACACGGCATTGCAGTTTTGGTCGCAGCTTTGTTCACGGTGTTGGAGCTTGGGGAATCAT GTTGCACTTGGCTACAATTTGGCATTGCCGTGATGTCATTATTTTCATCTAGCTTGGTGTTGCAGCCTTGCTTGCAGCTGGGATTGTTACCGCTAGCAACTTTGGTTCATTTTACCAttatgctgttgtttggttgttCGTTTGAAGTTTGGCATGGCTAG
- the LOC127100830 gene encoding uncharacterized protein LOC127100830 isoform X1 → MILKMIMHWFKCHDLLMIHVSVVIVHVSVLLRSQLVRWCVHGIAVLVAALFTVLELGESCCTWCVHGIAVLVAALFTVLELGESCCTWLQFGIAVMSLFSSSLVLQPCLQLGLLPLATLVHFTIMLLFGCSFEVWHG, encoded by the exons ATGATATTGAAGATGATTATGCATTGGTTTAAATGCCATGATCTGCTGATGATCCATGTTTCTGTTGTGATAGTGCATGTTTCTGTGTTGCTTCGGTCACAGTTGGTGCGTTGGTGTGTACACGGCATTGCAGTTTTGGTTGCAGCTTTGTTCACGGTGTTGGAGCTTGGGGAATCAT GTTGCACTTGGTGTGTACACGGCATTGCAGTTTTGGTCGCAGCTTTGTTCACGGTGTTGGAGCTTGGGGAATCAT GTTGCACTTGGCTACAATTTGGCATTGCCGTGATGTCATTATTTTCATCTAGCTTGGTGTTGCAGCCTTGCTTGCAGCTGGGATTGTTACCGCTAGCAACTTTGGTTCATTTTACCAttatgctgttgtttggttgttCGTTTGAAGTTTGGCATGGCTAG